In a genomic window of Roseimicrobium gellanilyticum:
- a CDS encoding adenylate/guanylate cyclase domain-containing protein: MRYRTKLSIALVGVTALSCGLLLWLVYHGASDLLFKQVQGRVLAIASTGALNFPVEEHERLRSRADETSADYLKVEKHLRAVRDTNQDPDMRVIFVYTMRPSIKEPGGWDYIADGEEQGSKDKSHIGDPVTFQGIAGTELILDKAKANPDYTMDEFGVWLTASVPLRDASGKSVGLMAVDVAADSVRAEMRRMLFITMGAVAIASVLSLLASLKLAKWASSPLTLVKATLNEISSGNLEARINLDRDDEFGEVGRAVNRMALSLQERAALKGTLSRSVPGHVAERLASARDLPALTGKRQRITVMFCDIHNFTRLSATLEPEKVFGFLNEFFEEMIEAIFQHHGSLDKMLGDGLMALFGAPEEDPHHAVNALEAAMDMQARLSKIQQKWIPGPSRNFSIGIGLHTGDALVGNLGSKERMEYTAIGETVRIAARLEAATEENRCAILLSRDTASEIPVRIPLRQVNVLTVRGLMQSMAVFTPQPTEPAKS, from the coding sequence ATGCGCTACCGCACCAAGCTCTCCATCGCCCTTGTGGGGGTGACGGCGCTTTCGTGCGGGCTGCTTTTATGGCTGGTGTATCACGGTGCGAGTGATCTGCTGTTCAAGCAAGTGCAGGGGAGAGTGCTGGCCATCGCGTCCACGGGTGCGCTGAATTTTCCAGTGGAGGAACACGAGCGTCTGAGGTCCCGCGCAGATGAGACCAGCGCGGACTACCTGAAAGTGGAGAAGCATCTGCGTGCCGTCCGTGACACCAACCAGGACCCGGACATGAGGGTCATCTTCGTGTACACGATGCGTCCTTCGATCAAGGAGCCCGGGGGCTGGGATTACATCGCGGATGGGGAGGAGCAGGGCAGCAAGGACAAGTCACATATCGGCGACCCCGTCACGTTCCAAGGCATCGCGGGCACTGAGTTGATACTGGACAAGGCCAAGGCGAACCCAGATTACACCATGGACGAGTTCGGCGTCTGGCTGACGGCCAGCGTGCCGTTGCGGGATGCCTCAGGCAAGTCGGTGGGGCTCATGGCCGTGGACGTGGCCGCGGATTCCGTGCGCGCGGAGATGCGACGCATGCTGTTCATCACGATGGGTGCCGTGGCCATTGCCAGTGTGCTTTCGCTGCTGGCCTCCCTCAAGCTGGCAAAGTGGGCCAGTTCCCCGCTGACGCTGGTCAAGGCCACGCTCAACGAGATCAGCTCCGGCAATCTGGAGGCACGGATCAACCTCGATCGCGATGACGAGTTTGGCGAGGTGGGTCGCGCCGTGAACCGGATGGCCCTCTCGCTTCAAGAACGCGCGGCGCTGAAAGGTACGCTCTCCCGCTCAGTGCCCGGCCATGTGGCGGAGCGCCTGGCCTCCGCGCGGGATCTTCCCGCCCTCACCGGAAAGCGGCAACGCATCACGGTGATGTTTTGCGACATCCACAATTTCACGCGCCTTTCTGCCACGCTGGAGCCAGAGAAGGTGTTCGGATTCCTGAACGAATTCTTCGAGGAAATGATCGAGGCCATTTTTCAGCATCATGGCAGCCTCGACAAGATGCTGGGCGATGGACTCATGGCGCTCTTCGGCGCTCCGGAAGAAGATCCACATCATGCGGTGAACGCTCTGGAGGCGGCGATGGACATGCAGGCGCGTCTCTCCAAAATCCAGCAGAAGTGGATTCCAGGTCCGTCCCGGAACTTTTCCATCGGCATCGGTCTGCATACGGGTGACGCCCTGGTGGGCAATCTCGGTTCCAAAGAACGCATGGAGTACACGGCCATTGGTGAAACCGTGCGAATCGCCGCGCGGCTGGAGGCGGCCACTGAGGAGAACCGGTGTGCCATCCTTCTCAGCCGTGACACCGCCAGCGAAATTCCAGTTCGCATCCCCCTGCGCCAGGTGAACGTGCTCACCGTGCGGGGACTGATGCAGTCCATGGCGGTCTTCACCCCGCAACCCACCGAACCGGCCAAGTCATGA